The following are encoded in a window of Panicum virgatum strain AP13 chromosome 5N, P.virgatum_v5, whole genome shotgun sequence genomic DNA:
- the LOC120672161 gene encoding G-type lectin S-receptor-like serine/threonine-protein kinase SD2-5 encodes MALPNSRLLLASPSSNFQDSSFQQTSGTGSPDAGPGDGAVAAIVVIVIIVIVVKIAVCWCIAKRCVERVREEAAAAAVAAAQHPAYPLFPDNHINHATVEKFLWEIRHEKPFRFTPSQLAEFTANYSTPLGSGGFGAVFKGALPNGLAVAVKVFHSSLDRRSGEEQFMAEVGTIGRTHHVNLVRLFGFCFHDSLRALVYEYMERGALDAYLLGPAGLAARLPALLDIAVGVARGVRYLHEECQQKIVHYDIKPGNVLLDAALTPKVADFGLARLVNRADTHVSVSGVRGTPGYAAPEMWMMAGVTEKCDVYSFGMLLLEILGRRRNFDGGAPESQQWFPKLAWTKYEAGEFMDLLATGEGEGGGGEEEEEERQGCKEMVERMCKVAFWCVQQQPEARPPMGAVVKMLEGEMDIAPPINPFQHLMAAPGVGVNPWMTTTTTGSATVNTQTVWANRVSKGSNEIISIY; translated from the exons ATGGCTCTTCCCAATTCCAGGCTCCTTCTGGCATCTCCAAGCTCCAACTTCCAAGACTCCAGCTTCCAGCAGACTTCCGGAACAGGGTCGCCGGATGCGGggcccggcgacggcgccgtcgCGGCCATCGTCG TGATCGTCATCATCGTGATAGTCGTCAAGATTGCCGTATGCTGGTGCATCGCCAAGCGGTGCGTGGAGAgggtgagggaggaggcggctgccgcggcggtcgcggcggcgcagcatccCGCCTACCCGCTGTTCCCCGACAACCACATCAACCACGCGACCGTCGAGAAGTTCCTCTGGGAGATCCGGCACGAGAAGCCGTTCAGGTTCACGCCGTCCCAGCTCGCCGAATTCACGGCCAACTACTCCACCCCTCTGGGCTCCGGCGGCTTCGGCGCCGTCTTCAAGGGCGCGCTCCCCAACGGCCTCGCGGTGGCCGTCAAGGTGTTCCACAGCAGCTTGGACAGGAGGTCCGGCGAGGAGCAGTTCATGGCGGAGGTGGGCACCATCGGACGGACGCACCACGTGAACCTCGTCAGGCTCTTCGGCTTCTGCTTCCACGACTCCCTGCGCGCGCTCGTGTACGAGTACATGGAGCGCGGCGCGCTCGACGCGTACCTCCTCGGCCCGGCGGGCCTCGCCGCGCGGCTCCCGGCGCTGCTCGACATCGCCGTCGGCGTGGCCAGGGGGGTCCGGTACCTCCACGAGGAGTGCCAGCAGAAGATCGTGCACTACGACATCAAGCCCGGGAACGTGCTCCTCGACGCCGCGCTCACGCCCAAGGTCGCCGACTTCGGGCTCGCGCGCCTGGTGAACCGCGCCGACACGCACGTGTCCGTCTCCGGCGTGCGCGGCACCCCCGGGTACGCCGCGCCGGAGATGTGGATGATGGCCGGCGTCACGGAGAAGTgcgacgtgtacagcttcggcATGCTCCTGCTCGAGATCCTTGGCCGCAGGAGGAacttcgacggcggcgcgcccgagAGCCAGCAGTGGTTCCCCAAGCTGGCGTGGACCAAATACGAGGCCGGAGAATTCATGGACCTGCTTGCCACCGGCgaaggcgagggcggcggcggcgaggaggaggaagaggagaggcaGGGCTGCAAGGAGATGGTGGAGAGGATGTGCAAGGTGGCGTTCTGGTGCGTGCAGCAGCAGCCGGAAGCGAGGCCGCCCATGGGCGCGGTTGTGAAGATGCTGGAGGGGGAGATGGACATCGCACCGCCGATCAACCCGTTCCAGCATCTCATGGCAGCGCCTGGGGTGGGAGTCAACCCGTGGATGACGACGACCACGACAGGCAGTGCCACAGTCAACACGCAAACGGTATGGGCAAACCGCGTTTCCAAGGGCAGCAACGAGATCATATCGATTTATTAG